One Acidobacteriota bacterium DNA segment encodes these proteins:
- a CDS encoding peroxiredoxin — MTIKVGDRIPDATLGCMTPQGPSTLTTREIFDGKTVVLFAVPGAFTPTCSKQHLPSYLRQHDAIKAAGIDTIACLAVNDVFVLDAWARQNEVGDRILMLSDGNGEFVEALGLALDATKYRMGIRAQRFAMIVEAGIVTQINVEVPGEFKVSSAEYTCQL, encoded by the coding sequence ATGACGATCAAGGTTGGCGACCGCATCCCCGACGCGACGCTGGGCTGCATGACTCCACAAGGCCCGTCGACCCTCACGACACGCGAGATCTTCGACGGCAAGACGGTCGTGCTCTTCGCCGTGCCCGGCGCGTTCACGCCGACGTGCTCGAAGCAGCATCTGCCGAGCTACCTCCGGCAGCACGACGCCATCAAGGCCGCTGGTATCGACACCATCGCCTGCCTCGCCGTGAACGACGTGTTCGTGCTCGACGCCTGGGCGCGGCAGAACGAGGTCGGCGATCGGATCCTGATGCTGTCGGACGGCAACGGCGAGTTCGTCGAAGCGCTCGGACTCGCCCTCGACGCCACGAAGTACCGCATGGGGATCCGCGCGCAGCGGTTCGCCATGATCGTCGAGGCGGGCATCGTCACGCAGATCAATGTCGAGGTCCCCGGCGAGTTCAAGGTGTCGAGCGCGGAGTACACCTGTCAGCTCTGA
- a CDS encoding LysM peptidoglycan-binding domain-containing protein produces the protein MSLTAKYQPLLDYGRQLGIANLEAAEEGGKLRIKGTTTYQAEKDLFWDRLKTLAGWEGEVSADIRTERDDIHGYHVVQSGDTLSKIAKLHFDNANRYMEIFNANKDLLKDPNLIHPGQKLVIPKK, from the coding sequence ATGTCACTCACCGCGAAGTACCAACCGCTGCTCGACTACGGCCGGCAACTCGGCATCGCCAACCTGGAAGCCGCCGAAGAGGGCGGCAAGCTCAGGATCAAGGGCACGACCACCTACCAGGCCGAGAAGGACCTCTTCTGGGATCGCCTGAAGACGCTCGCCGGCTGGGAAGGCGAGGTGTCGGCCGACATCCGCACCGAGCGAGACGACATTCACGGCTATCACGTCGTTCAGTCGGGCGACACGCTGTCGAAGATCGCCAAGCTCCATTTCGACAACGCCAATCGCTACATGGAGATCTTCAACGCGAACAAGGATCTGTTGAAGGACCCGAACCTGATTCATCCCGGACAGAAGCTCGTCATTCCCAAGAAGTAG
- a CDS encoding AI-2E family transporter, with amino-acid sequence MTGGLALAFFLLLGQPVLKRVLVILFLSVLLAYLISPAVEAIRRRVTVGRRARPISVGAAIGLVYAALGGTVASVWLLAGEALVRSARALRLAAPDAISTAARRVEAAEGLLEGVPGWKHVEATVGRAAASLSLDIERQAIETVSQLDHGAEFLPWLAAAPVVAFLLLRHSRLFRRSSLRALPRTHLQWRAGEFLSDVNAALAAFVRASLLAALIIGAACTAGFALLRVPGAPLVGLAAGVLELVPVLGPLTVAVVATNGLSAKHALAVLVFLGALRVVQDYWIYPRLIRRRLRLNVVLVIAAILIGAELGGIAGVFIAVPVLAMLSVSLRHWREHREIEEFVRVYGRRPPEPATAGSTPPELPLPAPADTPPKAAGSAP; translated from the coding sequence ATGACCGGCGGCCTCGCGCTGGCCTTCTTCCTGCTGCTCGGCCAGCCGGTGCTGAAGCGGGTGCTGGTCATTCTGTTCCTGTCGGTCCTGCTCGCCTATCTCATCTCTCCGGCCGTCGAGGCAATTCGGCGTCGCGTGACCGTGGGACGACGGGCAAGGCCCATCTCGGTCGGAGCGGCCATCGGCCTCGTGTACGCGGCGCTCGGCGGCACGGTCGCCAGCGTCTGGCTGCTCGCGGGCGAGGCGCTGGTGCGCTCGGCGAGAGCACTTCGGCTCGCCGCGCCCGACGCCATCAGCACCGCCGCGCGCCGTGTCGAGGCCGCCGAGGGCCTGCTCGAGGGCGTCCCGGGCTGGAAGCACGTCGAGGCGACCGTTGGCCGGGCCGCCGCGTCGCTGTCGCTCGACATCGAGCGACAGGCCATCGAGACGGTGTCTCAGCTCGACCACGGCGCCGAGTTCCTGCCGTGGCTCGCCGCCGCCCCCGTCGTGGCGTTCCTGCTGCTTCGCCACTCGCGCCTGTTCCGCCGATCGTCGCTGAGGGCCCTGCCCCGCACGCACCTGCAGTGGCGGGCCGGCGAGTTCCTGAGCGACGTCAATGCCGCCCTGGCGGCCTTCGTCCGGGCATCGCTCCTCGCCGCCCTCATCATCGGCGCGGCGTGCACTGCCGGCTTCGCGCTGCTTCGCGTGCCAGGCGCGCCGCTCGTCGGACTGGCGGCCGGCGTGCTCGAGCTCGTGCCGGTTCTCGGACCACTGACCGTCGCGGTGGTCGCCACCAACGGCCTGTCGGCCAAACACGCGCTCGCCGTCCTGGTCTTCCTCGGCGCGCTGCGGGTCGTGCAGGACTACTGGATCTATCCTCGCCTGATCCGGCGGCGCCTGCGCCTGAACGTCGTGCTCGTCATCGCGGCGATCCTCATTGGCGCCGAACTCGGCGGCATCGCCGGTGTCTTCATCGCCGTCCCGGTGCTCGCGATGCTCTCGGTCAGCCTCAGGCACTGGCGCGAGCACCGCGAGATCGAAGAGTTCGTGCGCGTGTACGGCCGTCGTCCGCCGGAGCCCGCGACGGCGGGCTCCACTCCTCCTGAGCTCCCCCTGCCCGCGCCGGCCGACACCCCCCCCAAGGCGGCGGGCTCGGCACCCTGA
- a CDS encoding lytic murein transglycosylase: MPRSLPLPSCRAALPPLRRVVVAMLVIACAVSLAPALPAVHGTSPDDQMPPFGDWLASVRAEAIARGISAELVDRAFDGLTAPEPTVIERDRTQAEFVLDLDAYLRRRLTPAMTRRGRALAAEHRVLLARVGAAYDVQPRVVVAIWGIESNYGRFSGVRPTIAALATLAYEPRRADFFRRQLFDALEIVHRGDIELEHLKGSWAGAMGQPQFLPSSYLAYAVDFNGDGRRDIWNSPPDIFASIANYLQAHGWSRTTTWGREVVVSQAAARRVDASVPRRTEGCRAVREMTEPRPLAEWQALGVRRPGGAALPRAELDASLVRAGTRAFLVYRNYEALLAYNCAHPYALSVALLADRIGG, from the coding sequence ATGCCCAGGTCGCTCCCGCTTCCGTCGTGCCGTGCGGCCCTCCCGCCCCTCCGCCGCGTCGTCGTCGCGATGCTCGTCATCGCGTGTGCCGTGTCGTTGGCTCCGGCGCTCCCGGCGGTGCACGGGACCAGCCCCGACGACCAGATGCCACCGTTTGGCGACTGGCTGGCGAGCGTGCGCGCCGAGGCCATCGCGCGGGGAATCAGCGCCGAGCTCGTCGACCGTGCGTTCGACGGGCTCACCGCGCCCGAGCCCACCGTCATCGAACGTGACCGTACGCAGGCCGAGTTCGTGCTCGATCTCGACGCCTATCTCAGGCGGCGTCTCACCCCGGCGATGACGCGACGGGGCCGCGCGCTCGCGGCCGAACACCGGGTCCTGCTCGCGCGGGTCGGTGCCGCCTACGACGTGCAGCCGCGCGTGGTCGTCGCCATCTGGGGCATCGAGTCGAACTACGGGCGCTTCAGCGGCGTCCGGCCGACCATTGCCGCGCTGGCGACACTCGCCTACGAGCCGCGCCGGGCCGACTTCTTCAGGAGGCAGCTCTTCGACGCGCTCGAGATCGTGCACCGCGGCGACATCGAGCTCGAACACCTGAAGGGATCGTGGGCCGGCGCGATGGGTCAGCCGCAGTTCCTGCCGTCGAGCTACCTCGCCTACGCGGTCGACTTCAATGGCGACGGCCGCCGTGACATCTGGAACTCGCCGCCGGACATCTTCGCATCGATTGCCAACTACCTGCAGGCGCATGGCTGGAGCCGAACGACGACATGGGGGCGCGAGGTGGTGGTGTCGCAGGCCGCGGCCCGGCGCGTCGACGCGAGCGTGCCGCGTCGCACCGAGGGCTGTCGTGCCGTGCGCGAGATGACCGAGCCGCGCCCGCTGGCCGAGTGGCAGGCGCTCGGCGTGAGGCGGCCGGGCGGCGCGGCGCTGCCCAGGGCGGAGCTCGACGCGTCGCTCGTGCGCGCCGGCACGCGGGCCTTCCTCGTCTATCGCAACTACGAGGCCCTGCTCGCGTACAACTGCGCGCATCCCTATGCGCTCAGCGTGGCGTTGCTCGCCGATCGCATCGGCGGGTGA
- a CDS encoding NAD(P)-dependent oxidoreductase, with product MGGPMAGHLAAAGHEVVVFNRTRSKADAWVAAHAGRVADTPAAAAAGAAAVFTCVGNDDDVRAVVVGKDGALAGLSTGALLVDHTTVSASLARELAAACAARGVGALDAPVSGGQAGAERGQLSIMVGGEAADVERAEPLLRAYGRTIVHVGPSGAGQLTKMVNQICIAGLVEGLAEAVEFARRAGLDHEKVLAVVSKGAAQSWQMDNRARTMVEGRFDFGFAVDWMRKDLAICLDEARRNGARLPVAALVDQFYAQVQARGGGRWDTSSLVDLLRHD from the coding sequence ATGGGCGGCCCCATGGCGGGCCACCTCGCCGCAGCGGGTCATGAGGTTGTCGTGTTCAACCGGACCCGGTCGAAGGCCGACGCGTGGGTCGCCGCTCACGCGGGGCGGGTGGCGGACACCCCGGCGGCGGCCGCCGCCGGGGCCGCCGCCGTCTTCACCTGTGTCGGCAACGACGACGACGTGCGGGCGGTCGTCGTGGGAAAGGATGGCGCCCTCGCGGGACTGTCGACCGGCGCCCTGTTGGTCGACCACACGACCGTGTCCGCCAGCCTGGCGCGCGAACTGGCGGCCGCCTGCGCGGCTCGCGGCGTTGGCGCGCTCGACGCGCCCGTGTCTGGCGGACAGGCCGGCGCCGAGCGCGGGCAACTGAGCATCATGGTGGGCGGCGAGGCTGCCGACGTCGAGCGGGCCGAACCGCTCCTGCGCGCGTACGGCCGGACCATCGTGCACGTTGGGCCGAGCGGCGCGGGCCAGCTCACGAAGATGGTGAACCAGATCTGCATCGCGGGCCTCGTCGAGGGCCTCGCCGAGGCGGTCGAGTTCGCCCGGCGCGCGGGCCTCGACCACGAGAAGGTCCTGGCCGTCGTCTCGAAGGGCGCAGCGCAGTCGTGGCAGATGGACAACCGCGCGCGGACGATGGTCGAGGGGCGGTTCGACTTCGGCTTCGCCGTCGACTGGATGCGGAAGGACCTCGCGATCTGCCTCGACGAGGCCCGCCGCAACGGCGCCCGCCTGCCGGTGGCGGCGCTCGTCGATCAGTTCTACGCCCAGGTGCAGGCGCGGGGTGGAGGCCGCTGGGACACGTCGAGCCTCGTCGACCTGCTGAGACACGACTGA
- a CDS encoding rhomboid family intramembrane serine protease, whose translation MILPLGDSPNPRGTPVVTYTLIFLNCAVFALVTLPMSGLAPDPRDPLLAEYLRTMVQAIEGVNVRQLLQQTSAYDLVVFQWGFRPSSPDVVTAFTAMFLHGGFMHLAGNMLFLWIYGDNVEHHLGKLAFLFWYLVTGVAATLVHALFAGSSPVPMVGASGAISGVLGFYFLWFPHNTVRLFVFLFPFLMTTVQVPARIVLGIYLVIDNLLPFVVARGVGAGGGVAYGAHIGGFVAGLAVAWIVNRRGVTARPDEYRRVAPGAVAAAPAALLGQTIDEGRFEEAARAYFALDAGQTRRLLGPRESLLLGNWLLENGHERAALVVYQRHVRDYPSGPGTAEAHVGAGLVQFYVLGQAAAAYQHFVDALGLDPAPATAERAKTALAEITALQKRPFGR comes from the coding sequence ATGATCCTGCCGCTCGGCGATTCGCCCAACCCGCGCGGGACGCCCGTCGTCACCTACACGCTCATCTTCCTGAATTGCGCGGTGTTCGCTCTGGTGACGCTGCCGATGAGCGGTCTGGCCCCCGACCCGCGCGATCCCCTGCTGGCCGAGTACCTGAGGACCATGGTGCAGGCCATCGAGGGCGTGAACGTACGGCAGCTGCTGCAACAGACGTCGGCCTACGACCTCGTCGTCTTCCAGTGGGGCTTCCGCCCGTCTTCGCCCGACGTGGTGACCGCGTTCACGGCGATGTTCCTTCACGGCGGGTTCATGCACCTCGCCGGCAACATGCTGTTCCTGTGGATCTACGGCGACAACGTCGAGCACCACCTCGGCAAGCTCGCCTTCCTGTTCTGGTACCTGGTGACGGGCGTCGCGGCCACGCTGGTGCACGCGCTCTTCGCCGGGAGCTCGCCCGTGCCGATGGTGGGGGCGTCGGGCGCGATCTCGGGAGTGCTCGGGTTCTACTTCCTCTGGTTCCCGCACAACACCGTGCGGCTCTTCGTCTTCCTCTTCCCGTTCCTGATGACGACGGTTCAAGTGCCGGCGCGCATCGTGCTGGGCATCTACCTGGTCATCGACAACCTGCTGCCCTTCGTGGTCGCGCGCGGCGTCGGCGCGGGGGGAGGCGTGGCCTACGGCGCGCACATCGGGGGGTTCGTCGCGGGCCTTGCGGTGGCCTGGATCGTGAACCGCCGCGGCGTCACCGCGCGACCCGACGAGTATCGTCGCGTCGCACCCGGCGCGGTGGCCGCTGCGCCGGCCGCGCTTCTCGGCCAGACCATCGACGAGGGCCGGTTCGAGGAAGCCGCGCGAGCGTATTTCGCGCTCGACGCGGGACAGACGCGCCGGCTGCTCGGGCCGCGTGAATCGCTGCTGCTCGGCAACTGGCTGCTCGAGAACGGTCACGAACGCGCCGCCCTCGTGGTCTATCAGCGTCACGTGCGCGACTACCCGAGTGGCCCGGGCACGGCCGAGGCCCACGTCGGCGCCGGCCTCGTGCAGTTCTACGTCCTCGGTCAGGCTGCGGCCGCCTACCAGCACTTCGTCGACGCCCTCGGGCTCGACCCGGCGCCAGCGACGGCGGAGCGGGCGAAGACGGCCCTGGCCGAGATCACGGCCCTGCAGAAGCGGCCCTTCGGGAGATGA
- a CDS encoding GlsB/YeaQ/YmgE family stress response membrane protein, giving the protein MGLLWTIVIGFIVGALAKLIMPGKDPGGIIITILLGIGGAVVASYLGQMAGLYAQGQAAGFIGSVVGAMILLGLYRLIKGKRA; this is encoded by the coding sequence ATGGGACTGCTGTGGACGATCGTGATCGGCTTCATCGTGGGCGCGCTGGCGAAGCTGATCATGCCTGGCAAGGATCCTGGCGGCATCATCATCACGATCCTGCTCGGCATCGGTGGCGCCGTGGTCGCCAGCTACCTGGGGCAGATGGCCGGCCTCTATGCCCAGGGGCAGGCTGCCGGCTTCATCGGCTCGGTCGTGGGCGCGATGATCCTGCTCGGGCTCTACCGCCTCATCAAGGGCAAGCGCGCCTGA
- a CDS encoding alkaline phosphatase D family protein, giving the protein MPASRRDFLRGSVAALGGTAFAALGSRALHASRAPAIVGSLQSRPSAPYGVAAGDVSGSRAVVWSRCDRPARLVVEYSTTETFADPRRVAGPAAMPESGLTAKVVLDDLPPGQRVFYRVLFQDLADLRSWSEPVVGQFVTPPADRRDVTLAWSADTCGQGWGINPDWGGLRLYETMRRAEPDIFVHCGDTVYADQPLQTEVALDDGSLWRNLVTEAKSKVAETIDEFRASHLYNFTDQHLQRFAASVAQVVVWDDHEVRDNWYWERSLERDARYQEKAMALLAARAGRAFLEHYPIGSYGGDAERSYRVLHHGPLLDVFAVDLRSYRGPNSANLQEVAGADTTMFGQRQFAWLKAALAASRATWKVMACSMPIGLVVRDFPDRFEAFAQGEGGLPRGREIELASLLRFIREKSIRNVVWLTGDVHYCAAHHYSPERARFTEFTPFWEFVAGPLHAGTFGPNALDATFGPEVRFVGIPEGMKPNRPPSDGLQFFGTVRIDGATEVMTVKLHDLSGRALYSVDLPPAHD; this is encoded by the coding sequence ATGCCAGCCAGCCGCCGCGACTTCCTCCGGGGGTCGGTCGCCGCACTCGGCGGGACCGCGTTCGCTGCTCTGGGCTCGCGCGCGCTCCACGCGAGCCGGGCTCCAGCCATCGTCGGGTCGCTCCAGTCGAGGCCCTCGGCCCCTTACGGCGTCGCGGCCGGCGACGTCAGCGGGAGCCGCGCCGTGGTCTGGAGCCGGTGCGATCGACCGGCCCGCCTCGTCGTGGAGTACTCGACGACAGAGACCTTCGCCGACCCGAGGCGCGTGGCGGGCCCCGCCGCGATGCCGGAGTCCGGCCTGACGGCGAAGGTCGTGCTCGACGACCTGCCGCCGGGCCAGCGCGTGTTCTACCGCGTGCTCTTCCAGGACCTCGCCGACCTGCGTTCGTGGAGCGAACCGGTCGTGGGCCAGTTCGTGACGCCGCCAGCCGACCGCCGAGACGTGACCCTCGCCTGGTCGGCCGACACCTGTGGCCAGGGGTGGGGCATCAACCCCGACTGGGGCGGCCTGCGCCTCTACGAGACCATGCGACGGGCCGAGCCCGACATCTTCGTCCACTGCGGCGACACCGTCTATGCCGACCAGCCCCTGCAGACCGAGGTCGCGCTCGACGACGGGAGCCTCTGGCGCAACCTCGTGACGGAGGCAAAATCGAAGGTCGCCGAAACCATCGACGAGTTCCGGGCCAGTCACCTCTACAACTTCACCGACCAGCACCTGCAGCGTTTCGCCGCATCGGTGGCGCAGGTCGTGGTCTGGGACGACCACGAGGTCCGCGACAACTGGTACTGGGAAAGGTCGCTCGAGCGCGACGCGCGGTATCAGGAGAAGGCGATGGCCCTGCTCGCCGCGCGGGCCGGTCGTGCGTTTCTCGAACACTACCCGATCGGCTCGTACGGCGGCGACGCCGAGCGCTCGTACCGCGTGCTCCACCACGGGCCGCTGCTCGACGTCTTCGCGGTCGACCTGCGCAGCTACCGCGGCCCGAACTCCGCCAACCTCCAGGAAGTGGCGGGTGCCGACACGACCATGTTCGGCCAACGGCAGTTCGCCTGGCTGAAGGCGGCCCTGGCCGCGTCGCGCGCCACCTGGAAGGTGATGGCCTGCAGCATGCCGATCGGGCTCGTCGTCCGCGACTTCCCCGACCGCTTCGAGGCGTTCGCTCAAGGGGAGGGCGGTCTGCCGCGCGGGCGCGAGATCGAGCTCGCCTCGCTCCTCCGATTCATCCGCGAGAAGAGCATCCGGAACGTGGTCTGGCTCACGGGCGACGTGCACTACTGCGCGGCACACCATTACAGCCCGGAGCGGGCACGGTTCACCGAGTTCACGCCCTTCTGGGAGTTCGTCGCCGGCCCCCTGCACGCCGGCACCTTCGGCCCGAATGCCCTCGACGCGACGTTTGGCCCGGAGGTCCGCTTCGTCGGCATCCCCGAGGGCATGAAGCCGAACCGGCCGCCGAGCGACGGGCTGCAGTTCTTCGGAACGGTGCGCATCGACGGCGCGACCGAGGTCATGACCGTGAAGCTGCACGATCTCTCCGGCCGGGCGCTGTACTCGGTCGACCTGCCGCCGGCGCACGACTGA
- a CDS encoding Uma2 family endonuclease, whose translation MPAGRLATIDDLYRVPDHGKAELVGGRLVVMSPTGDAPSFASGEIFASLREHARRTRVGRAVGDNAGFLVDLPHRQSFSPDAAFHLGPSTGAKFFDRAPVFAVEVRSEDDYGPVAEAQLARTRADYFSAGTKVVWDVDVLRARVVRAYRATDPHAPAIFGRGDIADAEPAVAGWSMPVDDLFLFPS comes from the coding sequence ATGCCTGCGGGACGACTCGCCACGATCGACGACCTATACCGCGTGCCCGACCACGGCAAGGCCGAACTCGTCGGTGGGAGGCTCGTGGTCATGAGCCCGACTGGCGATGCGCCGAGCTTCGCGTCGGGCGAGATCTTCGCCAGCCTGCGTGAGCACGCCCGGCGCACCAGGGTCGGCCGGGCCGTGGGCGACAACGCGGGGTTTCTCGTCGACCTGCCGCACCGGCAGTCGTTCAGTCCCGACGCGGCGTTCCATCTCGGGCCTTCCACCGGTGCGAAGTTCTTCGACCGGGCTCCCGTGTTCGCCGTCGAGGTCCGATCGGAAGACGACTACGGGCCGGTCGCCGAGGCGCAACTCGCCCGAACGCGGGCCGACTACTTCTCGGCGGGCACGAAGGTGGTCTGGGACGTGGACGTCCTCAGGGCCCGTGTGGTGCGCGCGTACCGTGCCACCGACCCGCACGCGCCGGCGATCTTCGGCCGCGGCGACATCGCCGACGCCGAGCCCGCGGTGGCCGGCTGGTCGATGCCCGTCGACGATCTCTTTCTCTTCCCCTCCTGA
- a CDS encoding SAM-dependent chlorinase/fluorinase, producing MRPIVTLLSDFGTTDSYVAEMKAAILAFVRDAMLVDVTHEVPPQDVERARLLLERYWQRFPPGTVHLVVVDPGVGTARKALAVECGHARLVGPDNGVLSPALSHREARAVELVPSAQASATFHGRDILAPAAAALALGTPLAQLGRPVASPRLVTTPVPRPGPDGAMDGIVLTFDRFGNAVTNLTAGDHPGDRTVEVASRVVPLLRTYADVAPGEALALVGSSGLVEIAVREGHAAHRLGLERGMPVRLR from the coding sequence ATGCGGCCGATCGTGACGTTGCTGTCGGACTTCGGGACGACCGACAGCTACGTCGCCGAGATGAAGGCGGCGATCCTGGCCTTCGTGCGCGACGCGATGCTCGTCGACGTCACCCACGAGGTGCCGCCGCAGGATGTCGAACGCGCTCGTCTGCTGCTCGAGCGCTACTGGCAGCGGTTCCCGCCTGGCACGGTACACCTCGTGGTCGTCGACCCGGGCGTCGGTACCGCGCGGAAGGCGCTGGCCGTCGAGTGCGGGCACGCGCGCCTCGTCGGCCCGGACAACGGGGTGCTGTCGCCCGCGCTCAGCCACCGGGAAGCGCGGGCTGTCGAGCTCGTCCCCTCCGCGCAGGCCTCGGCGACCTTCCACGGTCGCGACATCCTCGCGCCCGCCGCGGCGGCGCTGGCCCTCGGCACGCCGCTCGCGCAGCTCGGCCGCCCGGTGGCCTCACCTCGCCTCGTGACCACGCCGGTCCCCAGGCCCGGACCGGACGGGGCCATGGACGGCATCGTGCTCACCTTCGACCGCTTCGGCAACGCGGTGACGAACCTCACCGCCGGAGACCACCCGGGCGACCGGACGGTGGAGGTGGCATCGCGCGTGGTCCCGCTCCTGCGCACGTACGCCGACGTCGCGCCGGGTGAGGCCCTGGCGCTCGTCGGATCGAGCGGGCTCGTCGAGATTGCCGTCCGCGAGGGGCACGCGGCCCACCGGCTCGGTCTCGAGCGCGGGATGCCGGTGCGGTTGAGGTGA
- a CDS encoding NADP-dependent oxidoreductase, translated as MASTTNHQWRLVSRPSGRLEPTNFEWVELPVPEPGDDEVLVRVVHLSLDPTYRGWAARDTYVPAVALGSVMRGFAVGIVEASRSASFARGDLVQGMLGWQEWAAVPARGLARVSLPPGLPLDGALGLFGHIGATAYFGLVDVARPRQGETLVVTGAAGAVGSLVGQIGKILGLEVVGIAGSDEKCAWLVDDLGFDGAVNYKTESVRARLGELCPGGIDVHFENVGGDLLDIALSMINLRARIVLCGLIAQYNERLPPPGPRMLGNLLVKRARMEGFIVLDYVSRFAEANQALAGWWAEGRLKYRTDVVRGLEHAPEALNRLFDGTHRGKLIVEVSDTP; from the coding sequence ATGGCCTCGACGACCAACCACCAGTGGCGCCTCGTCAGTCGTCCCTCCGGCCGGCTGGAGCCGACGAACTTCGAGTGGGTCGAGCTGCCGGTGCCCGAGCCCGGCGACGACGAGGTGCTGGTCCGGGTGGTCCACCTGTCGCTCGACCCCACGTATCGCGGCTGGGCCGCGCGCGACACCTACGTTCCGGCGGTCGCGCTGGGATCGGTCATGCGGGGCTTCGCCGTCGGGATCGTCGAGGCCTCGAGGTCGGCGAGCTTCGCCCGCGGCGACCTCGTCCAGGGCATGCTCGGCTGGCAGGAGTGGGCGGCCGTCCCGGCGCGCGGGCTCGCCAGGGTCAGCCTGCCGCCCGGCCTGCCGCTCGATGGCGCGCTCGGCCTCTTCGGCCACATTGGCGCCACGGCCTACTTCGGGCTCGTCGACGTGGCCCGGCCGCGCCAGGGCGAGACGCTCGTCGTCACGGGCGCGGCGGGCGCCGTGGGCTCGCTCGTCGGCCAGATCGGCAAGATCCTCGGCCTCGAGGTCGTCGGCATCGCCGGCAGCGACGAGAAGTGCGCCTGGCTCGTCGACGATCTGGGCTTCGATGGCGCAGTGAACTACAAGACCGAGAGCGTGCGCGCGCGGCTGGGTGAGCTCTGCCCGGGCGGCATCGACGTGCACTTCGAGAACGTCGGCGGCGATCTGCTCGACATCGCGCTGTCGATGATCAACCTGCGCGCGCGTATCGTGCTCTGCGGGCTGATCGCCCAGTACAACGAGCGGCTGCCTCCGCCCGGGCCACGCATGCTGGGGAACCTGCTGGTCAAGCGGGCACGGATGGAAGGCTTCATCGTGCTCGACTACGTCTCGCGGTTTGCCGAGGCGAACCAGGCGCTGGCCGGATGGTGGGCGGAAGGCCGGCTGAAGTACCGTACCGACGTCGTCCGGGGGTTGGAGCACGCGCCCGAGGCGCTCAACCGGCTCTTCGACGGGACCCACCGCGGAAAGCTGATCGTCGAGGTCTCCGACACACCATGA